From Demequina capsici:
ACGGGGGAGCTGGCCAACCTGGTCTCCTGGGACGGCGCGTATCGCGCGGAGGAGTGGCAGCCGCGTCCCTCGCTGCTCGAGGAGGCGGCTCGGGAGGGCCTGACGGTCACCACGCTGGGCAAGGCGCGCTTCGCGGGTTCCGGGCTCACGCACGCGGCGCTGCGTGGCGGTGCGTTCATCGGCGCGGAGCGGCTCGACGACCGCATCGACGTCGCGATCGGGGTGGCGCGTCGTCCTGGCATCTCCTACCTGTACTGGGGTGAGATCGACGCCGCCGGCCACCGCTACGGGTGGGGGTCGTCCGAGTGGGTCGCCGCGCTCGAGGACGCCGACCGCGAGCTGCAGCGGCTCGCACGCTCCCTGCCGCCGGACGCAGTGCTGCTCATCACCGCAGATCACGGCATGGTGGACATCACGGGCGCACCCCGCTGGGACGTCGCGCACGAGCCCGGGCTGAAGGAGGGCGTCGCGCTCGTCGCCGGCGAGCCACGGGCGTTGCACCTTCACCTGGAGCCAGGCGTGAGTCCCGACGCCGTCGTGGCCCGTTGGCAGGACATCCTCGGCGTGCACGCTGCGGTGGGCACGCGGGACGACATCGTCGAGGCACGGCTGATAGGCCAGCTCGATCCGGCAGTCGCCGATCGCTTCGGGGACGTGGTCGTGGCGATGGCCGGCCGTGCGACGGTGGTCGACTCGGCCACCCAGCCGGCGAAGTCTCTGCTGCTCATCGGCGTGCATGGCTCGCTGACCCCGGAGGAGCTGTACGTGCCGCTCCTCACCGTCGCCGCCCGCTGACCGGCCGACTGCGGCCGCAGGGGCCGCAGGGGCGGACTGCGCGGGGAGACGGCCTGTCAGTCGTGCTTGGCGCCGAAGACGATCTCGTCCCAGCTGGGCACCGAGGCACGGCCCTTGCGGGGACGACGCTCCCCGTTGGCCGGAGTGCGAGGCGAAGCCGCCGAGGGCGCCGAGGCGGGGCTCGCGCCTGACGTCGTCGGTGCGGTCGGCCTCGGCTTGGCGGTCGAGGCCGACGAGCCTCGGCGCGGCGCACCGAAGCCCGTCTCGGCCTGTCGCGCCTTCGCCGCAGGCCCGAAGCCCTCAAACCCGCCGTCCTCGTCGTGGTCGTCGAGCTCGTCGACAGGAAGCGGGTCACGGGTCCCACGACGCTCGGCGAGGTCCTGCAGGAGCAGCTCTGTCGCGTTCGCAGGCTCGGAGGTCTCGGAGTCCGCCGCCGTGGGCTGAACCGGGCGCGAAGGGTGCAGGGGCCGAGCGGCCTCGACATCGTCCTGCGCGCGGACCGCAGCAAGATGCCGCTTGGGGATCGGCACGTCGAGCAGCTCCGTCTCGGTGAGCCACCGGGACTCGTCGTCCTGCGCGGTGAGCGAACGGGCCTGGTGGTCGAACGTCCACAGCGCGCGGACGGAACGGTCGTCCGCACGGAAGTCCACGCAGACCTTCCACGGCTCGTCCACCTCGCGCCAGGCGTCCCACGCGAGCGCCTCCGGATCGATCCCGCGCTGCGCCAGCCGGTCGGCGACCAGGTCTCCGAGAATGGGTGCCCCGGCGTCAGAGCCGATGCGGGTGTCGCGTGCGAGAGCGACGATGTACTCCCGCTCGGCGATCACGGGCGCCTCGAACTTCGTGAGCGCGGCGAGCGGCTCGCCCGTCAGCTCCGCCAGCTCGGCGGCCGTGAGGCCCCCGCGGATGCGCTGCTGGATCTCCTTGGGGGACATGCTGCTCGAAGCGGCGGCCGGTGCCGGCGCGGTCTCGCGAACGCGCGCCGCCGCATGCCGCACCGCCTGGCGCAGCTCGTCGGTCACGGCGACGCGGAACTCGTGGCCGTCGGAGTCAGCGAGCACGAGCTGCTGACCGTCGTCGGCTGGTCCCACAAGATGGAGCTCGGTCATGCCCTCAGGGTGCCACGCGCGTCCGCGACTGCGTCGCACGCCACGCGGTGCGGCAGGATGGGCGCATGACCGACGCTCTCGTGCTCCTCGACATCGCCACCCGCCTCGCGAACGAGGCCGGTGACCTCGTCGTGAAGGGCCGCGCGACCGCGCAGATCGCGGGCACGAAGTCGTCATCGGCGGACATCGTGACCGAGATGGACCTGGCATCCGAGCGGCTCCTGCGGCAGCGCATCCGCGAGCTGCGACCTGATGACGGCATCCTGGGCGAGGAGGGTGACGACGTCCCGTCGCGGTCCGGGATCACCTGGGTGCTCGACCCGATCGACGGGACCGTCAACTACGCGTACGGCCTCCCGTACTACGGAGTGTCCGTCGCCGCGGTGGCGGGTCCGCCGCGCACGCACGAATGGACGCAGCTCGCAGGAGCGATCCGCACAGGCACAGGTGAGCTGTGGGCTGCCGCGAGGAACGAGGGCGCATGGCGTGACGGTGTGCCGATCCGGCGCGAGTCCGCGCCGCCTCTCGAGACGACGCTCCTCGCCACCGGCTTCCAGTACGTGCCCCATCTTCGGGCGCAGC
This genomic window contains:
- a CDS encoding inositol monophosphatase family protein, translating into MTDALVLLDIATRLANEAGDLVVKGRATAQIAGTKSSSADIVTEMDLASERLLRQRIRELRPDDGILGEEGDDVPSRSGITWVLDPIDGTVNYAYGLPYYGVSVAAVAGPPRTHEWTQLAGAIRTGTGELWAAARNEGAWRDGVPIRRESAPPLETTLLATGFQYVPHLRAQQGQVVARMLPVVRDIRRLGAAALDLCHAAAGVVDAYYEHRINAWDMAAGALIATEAGLKVAGLDGGPADERLVIAAHPDVWDDLADALRAAGADRVG
- a CDS encoding alkaline phosphatase family protein, yielding MTFDARLAAVGLEKPDYGGRELGAVLPAALAAVGASHAVTGRSADADRIRLGVPRGRHVIVVILDGLGHQQLDERRGHAPFLRSMVSGRITAGFPTTTATSLGLFGTGEPSGRTGMAGYSVRNPRTGELANLVSWDGAYRAEEWQPRPSLLEEAAREGLTVTTLGKARFAGSGLTHAALRGGAFIGAERLDDRIDVAIGVARRPGISYLYWGEIDAAGHRYGWGSSEWVAALEDADRELQRLARSLPPDAVLLITADHGMVDITGAPRWDVAHEPGLKEGVALVAGEPRALHLHLEPGVSPDAVVARWQDILGVHAAVGTRDDIVEARLIGQLDPAVADRFGDVVVAMAGRATVVDSATQPAKSLLLIGVHGSLTPEELYVPLLTVAAR
- the sepH gene encoding septation protein SepH, which produces MTELHLVGPADDGQQLVLADSDGHEFRVAVTDELRQAVRHAAARVRETAPAPAAASSSMSPKEIQQRIRGGLTAAELAELTGEPLAALTKFEAPVIAEREYIVALARDTRIGSDAGAPILGDLVADRLAQRGIDPEALAWDAWREVDEPWKVCVDFRADDRSVRALWTFDHQARSLTAQDDESRWLTETELLDVPIPKRHLAAVRAQDDVEAARPLHPSRPVQPTAADSETSEPANATELLLQDLAERRGTRDPLPVDELDDHDEDGGFEGFGPAAKARQAETGFGAPRRGSSASTAKPRPTAPTTSGASPASAPSAASPRTPANGERRPRKGRASVPSWDEIVFGAKHD